A genomic region of Arachis hypogaea cultivar Tifrunner chromosome 5, arahy.Tifrunner.gnm2.J5K5, whole genome shotgun sequence contains the following coding sequences:
- the LOC112800782 gene encoding protein FMP32, mitochondrial → MAAAAACKRLAQLGTRSGIAMPITQFSSFGASKSFSSNSSLRSFSQLVKSNGQRLFLVDTLALVRKLEGQGLPTKQAEAITAAITEVLNDSLENVSESLVSKAEMQRTEMLQESSLSKFKAEVQSSQGHHYSLLQQETEKLRNDIEKMRSELRYEIDKVTAGQRLDLNLERGRIREELSNQSAKTNNLANKLEREVHALRAQLEAAKYDVIKYCIGTLVSISAVGLAVLRILM, encoded by the exons ATGGCCGCCGCCGCGGCTTGCAAGCGATTGGCACAATTGGGAACGAGGTCGGGGATTGCCATGCCCATAACACAATTTTCGAGCTTTGGGGCCTCAAAGTCGTTCTCTTCCAACTCAAGTCTCAGATCATTTTCCCAATTGGTGAAATCAAATGGACAGCGGTTGTTCCTCGTTGATACATTAGCCCTT GTTAGGAAACTTGAGGGGCAAGGATTGCCCACAAAGCAAGCTGAGGCGATAACTGCTGCCATAACTGAAGTTTTGAATGACAGTCTGGAAAATGTATCAGAATCATTAGTATCAAAAGCAGAGATGCAAAGG actGAAATGCTCCAAGAGTCCAGCCTGTCCAAATTCAAAGCAGAAGTGCAGAGCTCACAG GGACATCATTACTCCTTGCTGCAACAAGAGACTGAAAAACTAAGGAATGATATAGAGAAGATGCGCAGTGAATTGAG GTATGAGATAGATAAAGTCACAGCTGGGCAACGATTGGATTTGAATCTTGAAAGGGG GAGAATAAGGGAGGAATTGTCTAATCAGAGTGCCAAAACTAACAATCTGGCTAACAAACTTGAGAGA GAGGTTCATGCACTAAGGGCACAGTTAGAAGCAGCAAAATATGATGTTATAAAATATTGCATAGGAACTCTTGTCTCAATATCTGCTGTTGGACTTGCTGTTCTCCGCATCTTGATGTAA